Proteins co-encoded in one Xanthomonas campestris pv. badrii genomic window:
- a CDS encoding OmpA family protein: MSSAATKSLSVALASAIALSACATGGSYVQRDQYGEQTQQQNRTGRNALIGTAIGVAAGLLTGDSATERRQHAMIGAGIGALSGAAVGQYQDRQERALRERTANTGIDVQRQGDNITLNLPDGITFDFGKSALKPQFYSALNGVASTLREYNQTMVEVVGHTDSVGSDAVNQRLSEERAGAVAQYLTAQGVQRERMETMGAGKRYPIADNSTDAGRAQNRRVEIRLIPLRAEGAASNTGMR, translated from the coding sequence ATGTCCTCAGCAGCCACCAAGAGTCTTTCCGTTGCGCTGGCCAGCGCCATCGCGTTGTCCGCCTGCGCTACCGGCGGTTCGTACGTGCAGCGCGACCAGTACGGCGAGCAGACCCAACAGCAGAATCGCACCGGGCGCAACGCGCTGATCGGTACCGCCATCGGTGTGGCTGCCGGCCTGCTCACTGGCGACAGCGCCACCGAGCGTCGTCAGCACGCGATGATCGGCGCCGGCATCGGTGCGCTGAGCGGTGCGGCCGTGGGCCAGTACCAGGATCGCCAGGAACGCGCGCTGCGCGAGCGCACCGCCAACACCGGCATCGACGTGCAGCGCCAGGGCGACAACATCACCTTGAACCTACCGGACGGCATCACCTTCGACTTCGGCAAGTCTGCGTTGAAGCCGCAGTTCTATAGCGCACTCAACGGCGTTGCCTCGACGCTGCGCGAATACAACCAGACCATGGTGGAAGTGGTGGGCCACACCGACAGCGTGGGCAGCGATGCGGTGAACCAGCGTCTGTCCGAAGAACGCGCCGGTGCCGTGGCGCAGTACCTGACCGCGCAGGGCGTGCAGCGCGAGCGCATGGAAACCATGGGCGCCGGCAAGCGCTACCCGATCGCCGACAACAGCACCGATGCCGGACGTGCGCAGAACCGTCGTGTCGAAATCCGCCTGATTCCATTGCGCGCAGAAGGCGCTGCCAGCAATACCGGTATGCGTTGA
- the asnB gene encoding asparagine synthase (glutamine-hydrolyzing), which translates to MCGLAGLLMASPRLHGEQLEALVRPMGAALRHRGPDDAGSWCDAQAGVALAHQRLSILDLSPLGHQPMRSADGRYVLAYNGEVYNFAQLRGALAALGHRFRGHSDTEVLLAAVVEWGLDDTLTRCNGMFALALWDERDNCLFLARDRVGKKPLYYGWAGDTLVFGSELKALWQHSDFDNGVDRDALTLLLRLGYIPAPACIHERTFKLMPGRVLRLDAQTVAAGADAHRPDQAQQPFWNAREAMQRALATPFTGTDAQAEEQLDSVLRDAVALRMVADVPVGVFLSGGTDSSIVTAMMQAQSAQPVHSFSIGFEGSHHDEAPLAREVATHLRTDHTELYVSGADALAVVPGLPDMFDEPFADASQVPTALVARLARGGVTVALSGDGGDELFFGYGRYQRALRNWRMHGLVPGPLRRLMALAARSTGESSRTGGLAALVAEAGARGIGDIYRNRISRWRDPAAVVLGATEPESFYSLADPLHGSGTPADAMMLADFAAYLPDDLLCKVDRTTMAVGLEARAPLLDWRVAEFAWSLPLSLKYRDGVSKYLLKRVLCRYLPDPMVYRGKRGFGAPVSAWLRGDLHGWADDLLAHGTLQREGVFAADTVAGLWREFNGGERKWHTHLWTVLMFQAWQAHWRQQRAAITR; encoded by the coding sequence ATGTGCGGATTGGCAGGATTGCTGATGGCCTCGCCGCGGCTGCATGGCGAACAGCTCGAGGCATTGGTGCGGCCGATGGGCGCGGCGCTGCGCCATCGCGGCCCCGACGATGCCGGCAGCTGGTGCGATGCGCAGGCTGGCGTGGCCCTGGCGCATCAGCGCCTGAGCATTCTGGACCTGTCGCCGCTGGGCCATCAGCCGATGCGCTCGGCCGATGGCCGCTACGTGCTGGCCTATAACGGCGAGGTCTACAACTTCGCGCAGCTGCGTGGCGCGCTGGCCGCGCTGGGGCATCGCTTCCGCGGGCATTCCGATACCGAAGTGCTGCTGGCGGCGGTGGTGGAGTGGGGCCTGGACGACACCCTGACCCGCTGCAACGGCATGTTCGCGCTCGCATTGTGGGATGAGCGCGACAACTGCCTGTTCCTGGCGCGCGACCGCGTCGGCAAGAAGCCGCTGTACTACGGCTGGGCCGGCGACACGCTGGTGTTCGGCTCCGAACTCAAGGCGCTGTGGCAGCACTCGGACTTCGACAACGGGGTCGATCGCGATGCGCTGACCCTGCTGCTGCGGCTGGGCTACATCCCGGCGCCGGCCTGCATCCACGAGCGCACCTTCAAGCTGATGCCCGGCCGGGTGCTGCGCCTGGATGCGCAGACCGTTGCCGCCGGTGCGGACGCGCATCGGCCCGATCAGGCGCAGCAGCCGTTCTGGAATGCGCGCGAGGCGATGCAGCGCGCGCTGGCAACGCCGTTCACCGGCACCGATGCGCAGGCCGAAGAGCAACTGGACAGCGTGCTGCGCGATGCGGTGGCGCTACGCATGGTGGCCGATGTGCCGGTGGGCGTGTTCCTGTCCGGCGGGACCGATTCATCCATCGTCACCGCGATGATGCAGGCGCAGAGCGCGCAGCCGGTGCACAGCTTCAGTATCGGTTTTGAAGGCTCGCACCACGACGAGGCGCCGCTGGCGCGCGAAGTGGCCACGCATCTGCGCACCGACCACACCGAGCTGTACGTCAGCGGCGCCGACGCGCTGGCGGTGGTGCCGGGCCTGCCGGACATGTTCGACGAGCCGTTCGCCGATGCCTCGCAGGTGCCCACGGCGCTGGTGGCGCGGCTGGCACGCGGTGGAGTGACGGTGGCGCTGTCCGGCGATGGCGGCGACGAATTGTTCTTCGGCTATGGCCGTTACCAGCGCGCGCTGCGTAACTGGCGCATGCATGGGCTGGTGCCCGGCCCGCTGCGTCGGCTGATGGCGCTGGCAGCGCGCAGCACTGGCGAATCCTCGCGTACCGGTGGGCTGGCTGCGTTGGTGGCCGAAGCCGGCGCACGCGGCATCGGCGACATCTACCGCAACCGTATCTCGCGCTGGCGCGATCCGGCCGCGGTGGTGCTGGGCGCCACCGAGCCCGAAAGCTTCTACAGCCTGGCCGACCCGCTGCATGGGTCGGGGACGCCGGCCGACGCCATGATGCTGGCCGATTTCGCCGCGTATCTGCCCGACGATCTGCTGTGCAAGGTGGATCGCACCACCATGGCAGTGGGGCTGGAGGCGCGTGCGCCGCTGCTGGACTGGCGCGTGGCCGAATTCGCCTGGTCGCTGCCGTTATCGCTGAAGTACCGCGACGGGGTCAGCAAGTACCTGCTCAAGCGCGTGCTGTGCCGGTATCTGCCCGACCCGATGGTCTACCGCGGCAAGCGCGGCTTCGGCGCGCCGGTCAGCGCGTGGCTGCGCGGCGATCTGCATGGCTGGGCCGATGATCTGCTGGCGCATGGCACGCTGCAGCGCGAGGGCGTGTTTGCCGCCGATACCGTGGCCGGCTTGTGGCGCGAGTTCAACGGCGGCGAACGCAAATGGCATACGCACCTGTGGACGGTGCTGATGTTCCAGGCCTGGCAGGCGCACTGGCGGCAACAACGCGCAGCCATCACGCGCTGA
- a CDS encoding glutathione S-transferase family protein: MSTVRPPLTVHGMSSSGNCYKVRLLLEQLGSRYHWVEVDSVAGQTRTPEYLAINPNGKVPMVERDDGRVLTESNAILFWLAEGTPYLPTDAWQRAQALSWMFFEQYSHEPYVAVARFISLWTAPDAARRAELPQLRVRGEQALAVMEQHLQQQAWFTGGDYGIADIALFAYTHCAEDGGFDLGRWPAIGAWLHRVRALPGFVPMPAPVPVTA; encoded by the coding sequence ATGTCGACCGTGCGTCCCCCGTTGACCGTCCATGGCATGTCCAGTTCCGGCAACTGCTACAAGGTGCGCCTGCTGCTGGAACAACTGGGCAGCCGCTATCACTGGGTCGAGGTCGACAGCGTGGCCGGGCAGACCCGCACGCCCGAGTACCTGGCCATCAATCCCAACGGCAAGGTGCCGATGGTGGAGCGCGACGATGGCCGCGTGCTGACCGAATCCAATGCGATCCTGTTCTGGCTGGCCGAGGGCACCCCGTACCTGCCGACCGACGCATGGCAACGCGCGCAGGCGCTGAGCTGGATGTTCTTCGAGCAATACAGCCATGAGCCGTACGTGGCGGTGGCGCGTTTCATCAGCCTGTGGACCGCGCCCGATGCGGCGCGTCGCGCCGAGCTGCCGCAGCTGCGCGTGCGCGGCGAGCAGGCATTGGCGGTGATGGAGCAGCACCTGCAGCAGCAGGCCTGGTTCACTGGCGGCGACTATGGCATTGCCGATATCGCGCTGTTTGCCTACACCCATTGCGCCGAAGACGGCGGCTTCGACCTGGGACGCTGGCCGGCGATCGGCGCCTGGCTGCACCGCGTGCGTGCGCTGCCCGGATTCGTGCCGATGCCGGCACCCGTCCCGGTGACAGCATGA
- a CDS encoding NADPH-dependent FMN reductase, producing MSKLTIAVLVGSLRAESYNRQLARALAHLAADKAVFEYVEIGDIPLYNQDRDGDFPAEGTRLKQQIRAADAVLFVTPEYNRSIPGVLKNAIDTGSRPYGDSAFAGKPAAVVGISVGAIGTATAQQHLRNVLAYLNMHVLGQPEVFLHYKDGLFGPDDTVANADSRKFLQGFVDAFLGLVQHLKR from the coding sequence ATGAGCAAGCTCACCATCGCCGTGCTGGTCGGCAGCCTGCGTGCAGAGTCCTACAACCGCCAGCTGGCGCGCGCGCTGGCGCATCTTGCTGCCGACAAGGCCGTGTTCGAGTATGTGGAGATCGGCGATATCCCGCTGTACAACCAGGACCGCGACGGCGACTTCCCGGCCGAAGGCACGCGCCTGAAGCAACAGATCCGCGCCGCGGACGCAGTGCTGTTCGTGACCCCCGAATACAACCGCTCGATCCCCGGCGTGCTCAAGAACGCCATCGACACCGGCTCGCGGCCGTATGGCGACAGTGCATTTGCCGGCAAGCCGGCGGCGGTGGTCGGCATCTCGGTCGGTGCGATCGGCACCGCAACCGCGCAGCAACACCTGCGCAACGTGCTGGCGTATCTGAACATGCACGTGCTCGGCCAGCCCGAGGTGTTTTTGCACTACAAGGACGGCCTGTTCGGCCCGGACGACACCGTTGCCAATGCCGACAGCCGCAAGTTCCTGCAGGGCTTCGTCGACGCCTTCCTGGGCCTGGTTCAGCACCTGAAGCGGTGA
- a CDS encoding cryptochrome/photolyase family protein codes for MSYAIVWFRRDLRLEDNPALRAALDAGHHPIPLYIDAPHEEGEWTPGAASRSWRHRSLAALDAGLRALGSGLVIRAGNSAQVLDEVIAQTGAVAVYWNRKYEPATQPRDAQIKRSLRERGIEAQSCNAALLFEPWQLSTQQGGPYKVFTPFWRNALTQLQLPDPVPAPRSLPPLPGKLKGEALDTLGLVPTLSWDQGFWEHWQPGEAGAHEMLDIFIDGALSGYLENRDRPDRVGTSQLSPHLHFGEIAPWRIAAALNEQRNARNGAQIDGYIRQLGWRDFAYHLLHHFPDTTNHNLNPRFEGFDWAKADPVTLQAWQRGRTGIPIVDAGMRQLWHTGWMHNRVRMIVASLLCKHLRVHWVEGARWFWDTLVDADLANNTMGWQWVAGTGADAAPYFRVFNPVTQAEKFDPQAAYITRWVPELGKLPVKERFAPWQHPLSLARLAPEYPRSPIIGLAEGRDAALAAYARTRG; via the coding sequence ATGTCCTACGCCATCGTCTGGTTCCGTCGCGATCTGCGCCTGGAAGACAATCCGGCCCTGCGTGCCGCACTCGATGCCGGGCACCATCCGATCCCGCTCTACATCGATGCGCCGCACGAAGAAGGCGAGTGGACACCGGGCGCGGCCTCGCGCAGCTGGCGGCATCGCTCGCTGGCGGCGCTGGATGCGGGCTTGCGCGCGCTAGGCAGCGGTCTGGTGATTCGCGCTGGCAACAGCGCGCAGGTGCTCGATGAGGTGATCGCGCAAACCGGCGCGGTGGCGGTGTACTGGAATCGCAAGTACGAACCGGCCACCCAGCCGCGCGATGCACAGATCAAACGCAGCCTGCGCGAGCGCGGCATCGAGGCGCAGAGCTGCAATGCGGCGCTGCTGTTCGAACCCTGGCAGCTGAGCACCCAGCAGGGCGGGCCGTACAAGGTCTTCACTCCATTCTGGCGCAACGCGCTGACCCAGTTGCAGTTGCCCGACCCGGTGCCTGCGCCGCGCAGCCTGCCGCCGCTGCCGGGCAAGCTCAAGGGCGAGGCGCTGGACACCCTTGGGCTGGTGCCGACGCTGAGCTGGGACCAGGGTTTCTGGGAGCACTGGCAGCCGGGTGAGGCCGGTGCGCACGAGATGCTGGACATCTTCATCGATGGCGCGCTCTCCGGCTACCTCGAAAATCGCGACCGTCCCGATCGTGTCGGCACCTCGCAACTGTCGCCGCACCTGCATTTCGGCGAGATCGCGCCGTGGCGGATCGCCGCTGCGTTGAATGAGCAGCGCAATGCGCGCAACGGTGCGCAGATCGATGGCTACATCCGGCAGCTGGGCTGGCGCGATTTCGCCTATCACCTGTTGCATCACTTCCCGGACACCACCAACCACAATCTCAATCCGCGCTTCGAAGGCTTCGACTGGGCCAAGGCCGATCCGGTGACATTGCAGGCCTGGCAACGCGGGCGCACCGGCATTCCCATCGTCGATGCCGGCATGCGCCAGCTGTGGCATACCGGCTGGATGCACAACCGCGTGCGCATGATCGTGGCAAGCCTGTTGTGCAAGCATCTGCGCGTGCACTGGGTCGAAGGTGCGCGCTGGTTCTGGGACACGCTGGTGGATGCGGACCTGGCCAACAACACCATGGGGTGGCAATGGGTGGCTGGTACCGGCGCCGATGCCGCGCCGTATTTTCGCGTATTCAATCCGGTGACACAGGCGGAAAAATTCGACCCGCAAGCGGCCTACATCACGCGCTGGGTGCCCGAGCTCGGCAAGTTGCCGGTGAAGGAGCGTTTTGCGCCGTGGCAGCATCCCTTGTCGCTGGCACGCCTGGCGCCGGAGTATCCGCGCTCCCCCATCATCGGGCTGGCCGAGGGGCGCGATGCGGCGCTGGCAGCGTATGCAAGAACACGCGGGTAG
- a CDS encoding replicative DNA helicase has protein sequence MSARPGFRSKRNRDRDDDDYDRPEPRLDQLRVPPHSVEAEQAVLGGLMLAPDAFDRVNDQLTENDFYRRDHRLIYRAIRELNEKDRPFDAVTLGEWFESQGKLEQVGDGAYLIELASTTPSAANIAAYAEIVRDKAVLRQLIEVGTTIVNDGFQPEGRDSVELLSSAEKAVFKIAEAGARGRTDFVAMPGALKDAFEELRNRFENGGNITGLPTGYSDFDAMTAGLQPTDLIILAARPAMGKTTFALNIAEYAAIKSKKGVAVFSMEMSASQLAMRLISSNGRINAQRLRTGALEDEDWARVTGAIKMLKETKIFIDDTPGVSPEVLRSKCRRLKREHDLGLIVIDYLQLMSVPGNSENRATEISEISRSLKGLAKELNVPVIALSQLNRSLETRTDKRPVMADLRESGAIEQDADMIVFIYRDDYYNKENSPDKGLAEIIIGKHRGGPTGSCKLKFFGEYTRFDNLSHDSVGSFE, from the coding sequence ATGTCCGCTCGTCCTGGTTTCCGTTCCAAGCGCAATCGCGATCGCGACGACGACGATTACGATCGTCCCGAGCCGCGTCTTGATCAGCTGCGCGTGCCGCCGCATTCGGTCGAGGCCGAGCAGGCCGTGCTCGGCGGGCTGATGCTGGCACCGGACGCGTTCGACCGCGTCAACGACCAACTGACCGAAAACGACTTCTATCGCCGCGACCACCGGTTGATCTACCGCGCGATCCGCGAATTGAATGAGAAGGATCGCCCGTTCGATGCCGTGACCCTGGGCGAATGGTTCGAATCGCAGGGCAAGCTGGAGCAGGTGGGCGATGGCGCCTACCTGATCGAGCTGGCCAGCACCACGCCGTCGGCAGCCAACATCGCCGCGTATGCGGAAATCGTGCGCGACAAGGCGGTGCTGCGGCAGTTGATCGAAGTGGGCACCACGATCGTCAACGATGGCTTCCAGCCTGAGGGCCGCGACAGCGTCGAGTTGCTGTCCTCGGCCGAAAAAGCCGTGTTCAAGATCGCCGAAGCCGGCGCGCGCGGGCGTACCGATTTCGTGGCGATGCCCGGCGCCTTGAAGGACGCGTTCGAAGAGCTGCGCAACCGCTTCGAAAATGGCGGCAACATCACCGGCCTGCCAACCGGTTACAGCGATTTCGATGCGATGACGGCCGGCCTGCAGCCGACCGACCTGATCATCCTGGCCGCGCGTCCGGCCATGGGCAAGACCACCTTCGCGCTCAACATTGCCGAATACGCCGCGATCAAGTCCAAGAAGGGCGTGGCGGTGTTTTCGATGGAAATGTCGGCCTCGCAGCTGGCGATGCGCCTGATCTCCTCCAACGGCCGCATCAATGCGCAGCGCCTGCGTACCGGTGCGCTGGAAGACGAGGATTGGGCGCGCGTGACCGGCGCGATCAAGATGCTGAAAGAAACCAAGATCTTCATCGACGACACCCCGGGCGTGTCGCCGGAAGTGCTGCGCTCCAAGTGCCGCCGGCTCAAGCGCGAACACGACCTGGGCCTGATCGTCATCGACTACCTGCAGCTGATGTCGGTACCGGGAAACAGCGAGAACCGCGCGACCGAAATTTCGGAGATCTCGCGTAGTCTCAAGGGCCTGGCCAAGGAGCTCAACGTGCCGGTGATTGCGCTGTCGCAGCTCAACCGCTCGCTGGAAACCCGTACCGACAAGCGCCCGGTGATGGCCGACCTGCGCGAATCCGGCGCAATCGAGCAGGACGCGGACATGATCGTGTTCATCTACCGCGACGATTACTACAACAAGGAAAATTCCCCGGACAAGGGCCTGGCCGAGATCATCATCGGCAAGCACCGCGGCGGCCCGACCGGCTCGTGCAAGCTCAAGTTCTTCGGCGAATACACCCGCTTCGACAATCTGTCGCACGATTCGGTGGGCAGTTTCGAGTAG